The Oryzias latipes chromosome 4, ASM223467v1 genome includes a window with the following:
- the LOC101156486 gene encoding ankyrin repeat domain-containing protein 24: MDPQQPVFSLMKRFCPCLSLLPLPSQDWSKSDERLLQAVEQNEPDKVSALIVKKGLCPTKLDAEGKSAFHLSVSRGRLDCLEVIMSHGADISLPDGAGLSGLHLAAKNGQPECLKRLLQERLSVDCTDSTGRTPLHHAAVSGCLGCSEILWDFKANLDVQDSDGATPLILAAQMSRLDLCVFLLGRGADVNMQDSQGRSALMMACESDSIETVEALLRGGANTQLVDSLGHKAVDYSITTGNQSIILTLQNGAPAGNGDEEVTLRSCVFQLCDPALAFTQLTPIPSAASSVQGGTAPRKRKAPPPPRSPLQVEDEEVFEEIRRLRLERGRLLQKIKALEQQQQSALSALEELSQLKQRLEEAESERDRLLEELKGGHVIGASDSEDMDEMFDFPEKLLSKRSRASLAEDDADPETVTELRRRIEELTSQNSELVLKVQFFPFFLQMLEMFEKDDTDMQAPSTDSVPLAQYETLRKEYEALQERLSQEQASDGDSTAAEEQDNQKPQTAGADPESLKALKEKLRRMEEQLASSQSELEELKEQMRLGVLSVECGEGDAAATVAQAANPEQSQEAQQLRARVTELEEELAKQKGEAEGQSQEDGDIIKQLNEKVKALQAALDQKESDEDSSRKAEETAKSLQDKVVELEAALAESRTSEATDGDQARRLQDRVTELEGELRERVPRSELQEVQVTLRIQCEQLARERADVARRLNDALLELERLRPPLHRDGDDEEEEDHSEPSVMSEHSSRTVAAMREELEVARQEAAQALECLCAEREGRAQDALQRGDAVPLAKHKDALSAVSEQLAQTLQELQEEKSLRASAEEKAARLEARLQEDAVPKEEHDKIKAELERTLQASESSAAAAREALDEKEMELRELRSQRAAEQGLISKGDHEALRLSLQAEINAISARFNDLTRKHEKTCTEVFQVQREALFHKSERQAAESQLAAVRQQLSELQAQSSHIQELHRDIQESQGLVKEKDRKVGDRGSRRVRGQEDQLILSLQITELSKEVFRLKEALGALSPPLGITSTSSSSSAHHGNPGQQMALQNRIAILTQQLQDWERKHKQVVAVYRSHLLSAVQGHMDEEVQRLLYQILRMSQQGP, encoded by the exons ATGGATCCTCAGCAGcctgtttttagcctgatgaaGCGCTTCTGTCCCTGTCTGAGCCTGCTGCCACTACCA AGTCAGGACTGGAGTAAGAGTGATGAGAGGCTCCTGCAGGCCGTGGAGCAGAACGAACCCGACAAGGTCTCGGCCCTCATCGTCAAGAAAGGCCTCTGTCCCACCAAGCTGGATGCCGAGGGGAAGTCAGC GTTTCACCTGAGTGTATCCAGAGGCCGGCTCGACTGCCTGGAGGTCATCATGTCCCACGGAGCAGACATCAGTCTTCCTGATGGGGCTG GCCTGAGTGGACTTCACCTCGCAGCCAAAAACGGCCAACCTGAGTGTTTGAAGAGACTCTTACAG GAAAGGTTGTCTGTGGATTGCACTGACAGCACTGGCAGAACTCCTCTCCATCATGCAG CGGTCAGCGGTTGCCTCGGCTGCTCTGAGATCCTTTGGGACTTTAAAGCCAATCTGGATGTTCAAGACAGT GATGGAGCCACGCCGCTGATCCTAGCAGCCCAAATGAGCAGACTGGATCTGTGCGTCTTCCTGTTGGGTCGAGGTGCTGATGTCAACATGCAGGACAGTCAGGGAAG ATCGGCCTTGATGATGGCGTGTGAGAGTGACAGCATTGAGACGGTTGAGGCGTTGTTGAGGGGCGGGGCCAACACACAGCTGGTTGACTCTCTTGGACACAAAGCTGTTGACTACAGCATCACAACAGGCAACCAAAGCATCATTCTCACGCTGCAGAATGGGGCACCTGCAG GCAATGGAGACGAGGAGGTAACGTTGAGAAGCTGCGTTTTTCAGCTCTG TGATCCTGCTCTCGCCTTCACGCAGCTCACCCCAATCCCCTCGGCTGCCTCATCGGTGCAGGGGGGCACCGCCCCTCGCAAACGGAAAGCTCCCCCGCCGCCCCGCTCACCGCTCCAG GTGGAGGACGAAGAGGTGTTTGAGGAAATCCGCCGGCTGCGTCTGGAGAGAGGCCGTCTGCTTCAGAAGATCAAAGCcttggagcagcagcagcagagcgccCTCTCCGCCTTGGAGGAG CTGTCCCAGCTGAAGCAGCGTctagaggaggcggagtcagaGAGGGACAGGCTGCTGGAGGAGCTGAAGGGGGGGCATGTGATTGGAGCAAGTGACTCTGAGGACATGGATGAAATGTTTGACTTCCCCG AAAAGCTTCTCTCCAAGCGCTCCAGAGCCTCGCTGGCTGAGGATGACGCAGACCCGGAAACCGTCACTGAGCTCCGCAGACGAATCGAGGAGCTCACGTCCCAGAACTCTGAACTTGTGCTTAAAGTGCAG TTTTTTCCATTCTTCCTACAGATGTTGGAGATGTTTGAGAAAGATGACACGGACATGCAGGCACCCAGCACTGACTCTGTCCCCTTAGCTCAGTATGAGACCCTCAGGAAGGAGTATGAAGCCCTCCAGGAGCGCCTCTCTCAGGAACAGGCTTCCGATGGCGACTCCACCGCAGCGGAGGAGCA GGACAACCAGAAGCCCCAGACGGCGGGTGCAGATCCAGAGAGCCTGAAGGCCCTGAAGGAGAAGCTCCGCAGGATGGAGGAGCAGTTAGCCTCTTCTCAgtctgagctggaggagctgaaggagcagaTGCGTCTCGGGGTACTTTCCGTGGAGTGTGGGGAGGGGGATGCTGCAGCAACAGTTGCTCAAGCTGCAAATCCGGAGCAGAGCCAGGAGGCGCAGCAGCTGAGGGCCAGGGTGACCGAGTTGGAGGAGGAGCTCGCGAAGCAAAAGGGCGAGGCTGAGGGTCAGAGCCAAGAGGACGGTGACATAATCAAACAGCTGAACGAGAAAGTGAAGGCACTGCAGGCTGCACTGGATCAGAAGGAGTCGGACGAGGACTCCAGCAGAAAGGCAGAGGAGACGGCCAAGTCTCTTCAAGACAAAGTTGTTGAGCTGGAGGCGGCCCTGGCAGAGAGTAGGACATCAGAGGCAACAGATGGAGATCAGGCCCGCCGCCTTCAGGACCGTGTGACCGAACTAGAGGGGGAGCTGAGAGAGCGTGTCCCGCGCTCGGAGCTGCAGGAGGTGCAGGTGACTCTGAGGATCCAGTGTGAGCAACTCGCCAGGGAGAGAGCAGATGTGGCTAGAAGGCTCAACGATGCCCTCCTAGAACTGGAGAGGCTCCGCCCTCCTCTACATCGAGATGGTGAcgatgaagaagaggaagaccATTCTGAGCCCTCTGTCATGTCAG AGCACTCCAGTCGCACCGTAGCAGCTATGAGGGAGGAGCTGGAGGTGGCCCGGCAGGAGGCCGCGCAGGCTCTGGAGTGTCTGTGTGCAGAGCGCGAGGGTCGGGCGCAGGATGCCCTGCAGCGGGGAGATGCTGTGCCTCTGGCGAAGCACAAAGACGCGCTATCTGCAGTGTCAGAGCAGCTAGCTCAGACCctgcaggagcttcaggaggaaAAAAGTCTGAGGGCCAGTGCTGAGGAGAAGGCCGCCAGACTGGAGGCCAGACTGCAGGAGGACGCTGTTCCCAAAGAGGAGCATGACAAAATCAAG GCAGAGCTTGAGCGCACCCTACAGGCCAGCGAGAGCAGTGCAGCTGCAGCTCGGGAGGCTCTGGATGAGAAAGAGATGGAGCTGAGAGAACTGAGGTCTCAGAGGGCTGCAGAACAGGGTCTGATCTCCAAGGGGGACCACGAGGCCCTGCGGCTCTCCCTGCAAGCGGAGATCAACGCCATCTCTGCTCGCTTTAATGACCTCACTCGGAAACACGAGAAGACGTGCACTGAG GTGTTCCAGGTCCAGAGGGAGGCCCTCTTCCACAAAAGTGAGCGACAGGCGGCCGAGTCGCAGCTGGCGGCGGTGCGGCAGCAGCTCTCTGAACTCCAGGCCCAGTCCAGTCACATCCAGGAGCTCCACAGAGACATCCAGGAGTCCCAGGGCCTTGTCAAGGAGAAGGACCGCAAGGTGGGCGACCGTGGATCCAGGAGGGTCAGAGGGCAGGAGGATCAACTCATTTTGTCTTTGCAGATTACAGAGCTGTCCAAAGAGGTGTTCCGCCTGAAGGAGGCGCTTGGGGCTCTTTCGCCTCCTCTCGGTATCACCtccacctcttcctcctcatccgCCCATCATGGTAACCCTGGGCAACAAATGGCGCTGCAGAACAGAATTGCTATACTCACCCAACAGCTCCAG gaTTGGGAAAGAAAGCACAAACAGGTGGTTGCTGTGTATCGCTCCCATTTACTGTCAGCTGTGCAG
- the LOC110014992 gene encoding uncharacterized protein LOC110014992 gives MKSIQTLFLQHQATTLKPDVIKKQGLVRVDLIPRFYGNHSGQSGVSLLDRHVKVVYCFVEVYGILASWNQQVLPVWNARGEGPLSSVLIVSGVSFFSLFKHSLFFFFFTRFIILQVPGLQPSPKPWSPAPTGKSPEPQKSPSPSEMQQSAQVEDEEVFEEIRRLRLERGRLLQKIKALEQQQQSALSALEELSQLKQRLEEAESERDRLLEELKGGHVIGASDSEDMDEMFDFPEKLLSKRSRASLAEDDADPETVTELRRRIEELTSQNSELVLKVQASSPKTMHTMCCTVNSTHSSLELINVKASWVK, from the exons atgaagtcaattcaaaCCCTATTTTTACAACATCAAGCCACCACGTTGAAGCCAGATGTCATCAAAAAGCagggattggtccgagtcgatCTGATTccacgtttctatggcaaccactcaggtcaatcaggagtgagcttgttggaccGCCACGTAAAAGTTGTTTATTGCtttgtagaagtctatgggattttggcttcttggaaccagcaggtacttcctgtttggaacgccaggggggaggggccactcagttcAGTTCTTATAGTCAGTGGggtctcctttttttctttatttaagcattcactatttttttttttttttacacgctTCATAATCCTGCAGGTCCCTGGTTTGCAGCCTTCTCCAAAACCTTGGAGTCCCGCTCCAACGGGGAAGTCTCCTGAACCCCAGAAGTCTCCCTCCCCCTCAGAAATGCAGCAGTCAGCCCAG GTGGAGGACGAAGAGGTGTTTGAGGAAATCCGCCGGCTGCGTCTGGAGAGAGGCCGTCTGCTTCAGAAGATCAAAGCcttggagcagcagcagcagagcgccCTCTCCGCCTTGGAGGAG CTGTCCCAGCTGAAGCAGCGTctagaggaggcggagtcagaGAGGGACAGGCTGCTGGAGGAGCTGAAGGGGGGGCATGTGATTGGAGCAAGTGACTCTGAGGACATGGATGAAATGTTTGACTTCCCCG AAAAGCTTCTCTCCAAGCGCTCCAGAGCCTCGCTGGCTGAGGATGACGCAGACCCGGAAACCGTCACTGAGCTCCGCAGACGAATCGAGGAGCTCACGTCCCAGAACTCTGAACTTGTGCTTAAAGTGCAGGCAAGCAGCCCTAAAACGATGCACACAATGTGTTGTACAGTCAATTCAACACACAGCTCCCTGGAGCTCATTAATGTAAAAGCATCGTGGGTAAAGTGA